GACTGAGTCGTCGAATCGAGATTTCCACGGCTCTTCTCGCCGGAGATTCATCGGAGCTCCAATGGGTGGCCATTGATGGTTCATGCTCGTCTTCAACCGCTCAAGCTCTCTCATTTCTGATATTAAGACAGAAGATAAGCTTTTAGTGTTGTTTGGTTTTTTGAGAGTTCGTTAGTGtcgagacagagagagagatgtgagGGTGAGGGGGAGTGAGCTATgagatgaagaaggagaagaagaatgggaGCAAAGTGGGGCTGATATGTGAGAATGTGAAAGTTTTgggattttaaataaaatttgtaacttTTCGGGGACACACATGTTGTCCTTTACTGCACAGCTTTCCCTGCAAAATTTACAAAGAGAATAGTGTTTTTTGTTTGCTAATTATACTTTTTAAAGTTTAATTAATGAACAAATAGCATACGTATAGGCAGAATCtttcacttttatattttttgatcaCGACGAACATACTTTGTACCATTAACGACACGCGTGACTGGATGATTATTTTTAGCAAGCATAATTGGTTTATCCTAAAAGTATAAACTACACGTAATATATTAAGTCAGTACTTTATTTTTGCAGATCTAAATCAAGTGATTCCATTTGTCGAGAGAAGTACGAGAAGAAATAACATACTAATACTTTTACTATTGTTAGAATTATACAACGATCGATCTAAACGAAAACCTAGAATAAACACTACTTTAATCCGATTAGTCGCTTTTCTTGGTTTACTGGAAGGTTTTGTAAACGAAACCGAAGCAGCagaaacaagaagaagcaaGCAAATAGATGCTCTTAATAAAAAGTACACATGTGCTGGAACAAGATTAGAGATAGAGGGGAGGGGACAATACAATGCATCACAGTTCACAAGGGAGAACAAACTCCATtccacagtttttttttttaactttattccTTCCACAAAGTTAAAAGTAGAATGATGGAAATACATGTCAAAATCTAAGCCAAGATTCAGAGCTAATGCGCATGAGCGTTGGAAGTCCAGTAAAAGTAATCCATCGTGCATGGAGTTCAATAATTGATAAGGTACTAGTGAGGAAAGATATCTCTGGTAACAATATCTTTTTGTGTAATTCACCTTCGTTTTATACAAAACCCTGTTATGACTTATTGTGTTTGTTCATACTTATTTGTTTTGTACCAATTTCTCTCTTGTTACATCAGCTACATATATATGGAATATCTTTCAGTGTATAATAGCTTCtattataagaaattaaaaatgtgTAGCTTAAATGTTTCATTGcttaatatatatactagattttgatccgcgcttttgaagcgcgggatattttacgatgaaaatttttactaataatttaacaaatattttggtaatttttaaagagtgtgtatttaaaatatttttgtatttaaatcagtatttttaaattcaacccgattgtgatttataccggttaatccggagatctgacagttcaatttatgtttttaaaatattcatattaaaaaatcactaaaacccgagactaaccgattgaactgatggatgaccgatatgtaatctaattggatttaaattgtaaaagtttcataatttgtaatcttataatcgaaattttaaagttcactattttgcaatttatgaaattatgacgtttctacaaaattttaaagagaaaatgatagatataaaataattaagattaattattgtattatttggaaacattgatagtagtataaaaatatattgtttggaaacattgatagtagtataaagaaataagtatattgtttggaaacattgatagtattataaagaaataaatatattgtttggaaacattgatagtagtataaagaaatgaacattagtgatttaatgtatgtttaattataaagtataaatgtgtatttaatttaaaaacttacaaaataaatgtcaggtccaacagaatgtctCTGTTTCAATAAgatggatatatatataatatacgaAAAGTGCCTTAACTACAACTAGTGAGGGTTTAGACTATTATGAATTTTAGACATTAGACTATCTTGAAtatgtttagaattttaaaatgacAACAACGATTTTGTAAGGGAATCTAGAACTTCTCTGAATATTTAATTTCGTAAATTGTCTTTGCTTAACTTGTTGataaagatgacaaaaaaaacaaacttgtTGATAAAATTTAAACCAATTAGGATTTTTTTGAACAGGAttatttcaataaataaaataaatcagtgTATAGTACAATGATCATCTTTATAAGACCAACGCTGTAAACTTGTTAGCAACCTGAAATAACCCCACCATGGTGCATATGTTATTTTGATGTTCAAACTAAGACGTTTTATACGTGTTACGTTGCGAAATACTCAACTAACAAATTTGATTACCTCCAAGATTATCTGGCACTTTAACCCTAGTCTCTAGCAATAATcatatttagaatttaatatttatacccAAAATGTATAACATACTTATAAAATACtaacttttttagaaaaatatgaaactacAAGCACTGATAATCtggaaaaatatagaaagaatgtCTTATTTTCTAGTATTTTCACACaactttggttttattttttcagtagtggaaaaatatagaaagaatgtttaaaattttaaaagaaaagaatatttgaTTCGTTGAGATAGTAGCAGACAAAGACCAAAcagttgaacaaaaaaacagagtatcCGAAAATGATGTTGAGGCACTCTGCCcaaagtttcttcttcttcctcttacTCTGTTATGTCTCTATCTCGTGACCCCCAAAATGTAAATTTCTCGCACGAATTCAGTTACCAAAAAAAGCTGCTCACTTTTtcttctctccctctcttctttttcttctgctAAAACCCCCAAAAGACCTAAACTTCCATCCATTTATAAAGACCCTTTTAAAGCTTTACTATCCAGAAAGTGATTTATTTCCATTGTCTTTAAGTAAAATGAGATTGGAGGGTAGTTTCAAGGCGCTGAATCAGTACGGAAAGAAGATGTTCAGGAGAGTAAAGGAGGCGGTGatgaagacaaagaagaagaagaaacagactATGTTTCAGTATGATCCATCTAGTTACGCCTTGAACTTCGACGATGGAGGAGATGTTCCTCAGAGATTATCCGGCGACTGTAAACACTGCAGGATTACTTTGATTTACGTTGTTTCTGTCAAATTTTGACaaattctctttctttctcattCGGTTACAGTTTTGAAACAGTCCACACTTGTTTCAGtgtctccctctctctctctttgtcatTTTCCATCTTCTTTCTGTCATCTCTTGTTTTTTCCAGTGTAAGACTATTTTACTCAAAACTTGAATCCTTTTGTTTACAATGTACTCCAAATGATCGGAAGCTTTGGTTCTCTTAAACTCGAGCCGAGCTTCTAAAAATTGAGTTATTTATGAAACATTTTTGTTACTAATCCTTGAGCCAATTCCAACGTAGACACCGTGATTACTTGTTGAACACTttgaaaaataatgaaaaaaaaatagttatttaagATCACGAAACACTTTTTTGGTACTTAGCTACTCGTATTTCTTCGACCATTTTAAGTTTTTGATGAACAGTTAACATGGGATGTATCATGTATCAAGACTAACCGTAAATCTAAAAGTTTATGGGGAACAATGATTCTCATATGGTTAGACATGACTAAATGCTACTATAATTAGTTTAGCTTTGTGTTTAAATCACCTTGAATATGGATTTATGTTTATTGACTAATCTATTTGGCATCCATATATAAACCGCATACTTGAAAGAGAAGAACATTTGACTCACACCTAAcacttttttataataaatgtcaAATTCTTTGGGACATTTTTTTGCAGCTACCTATCTGGTTAGTTGAGACTTGAGAGATATACAAGCAAGACAGAGCTTGGGAAGTACATTAAAGAACAGTGAAATAAGTAGACAAAGAAGCAACTTTTGTGGTTCGTTGGTCAAACACCCAACAAACTTGAAAATCAATTTCAATAGCCCCTTTCACAAGTAGCTTTCTAGGAACCGTACACATGTTGGAGAATATAAGCCAAACAAGTAACCACCATTAAGAACACAACCGCATCTCTTGTTTACTGTTTACCAAGTGGTCCAATATTTTCATCAGCAAGCAAACCAGTGTATCATAAATGCAATGCCCAAAAAAGCTTCATCTCAATCAATTTATATACAATGAATCAATGGTTGGATTATCTATTGTGAATTTGTGATAGAGAAAGCTGAGGTTGCTTTTGTAAAAAGAGTGAAATTCACAATTATAAAGAACCATGTAATTGACCTGACCTGTATATCAGTTTCTAGTCACAATTAACTCAAATACATTGTTTATtgataaaatatgaatatacaCAACATTATATCAATGTTGTAATCAGGTTCACCGAACAACATCGAATGCATATCATCCCTTCGTAGATCTTCAACGTCTTGTATTTACTCTTGGCATCTTCGTACAACTCTTTATTCACCTCACTCCTCAGGATCAGTCACAGCATCTGCACACAATGAAAGGAATGCTAACATCTTTTTTTAGCTTCTTCCCCAAGTAATCCGTAACCCTAAGTAGCTCCATCACTGTTCCTAACCTCGGTATCTCACTGTACCTCATTGGATTTCTCTTCACCATGGACCATGAAGATGAGGCGGCGTGGCGGAGATGAAGAAGGAAGTCATGAACGAGTGAAGAGGTTGATTCCACGAGGGGAAGTGAAGAAAGTTTTGGAGCCGATTATGCCTTTGAGATTGAAGTAGTCTTCCTCTGAAGTCTCTCCCCAGGAATTGATCTCTGGCGCAATCTGATGATTGGACATTGATCCAAGTCGAAGCGTGACAGATTGGTTCCCTGAGACTGTGTGTCTTGTGGTTCTGAATCTTTTGAGGAACCGTGTCTCCGCCGAGTACTATTATTGTTGCTTTTGGTTTGGGCCTTGCAGCTGGGGCTGCTTATATGGGCTTAGAAGTAGTTGGGTGGAACAATTCAGGCCCAATTTTATTCGGATATGTAATTTTAGGATTACCTCACAAATCACGATAATCGTGTTTTGCCACGTGAAAAAAACTTTCAAGAATCATCTACCAGAGCTACACTACATAGGAGATGACTGATATCATAACAAAAcctatttttatgaaaattcgTAAATGAATAATTCTTTTGGCTTTTGCTACGAAAATCGAACGTCTACAACAAATCAATTAGGATCGTACCGAGGAAGATTTTGTTTaaccaaaaacttaaaatcCATAAAGATCAAACCAAAAACCTTGTGTGGGATCTTGTGATCGAATGATAAGTAGAcattaacatagatatatgtCTATGCTTACAACCATTTGCATATTTAAAAGGAAGGTCTATCCatgaactaaatatatttttaaagattaatCTAGATATTTTTATAGGTTTGGAATACCCCAAATTAAACCCAAAATGCCCTATCATGTAGACTTATcttatctttttatatatttttctaataatattaattttagttaaaatattttcgttttaaCTAGACTTATCTTATCCGTTTATATCCTTTtctaacaaattttatttttaatttaaatattttcgttTCAACTACCTGCATTTTCAAATTGAAAAGTGAATAGTAAACGATTCCATATAACCTGTATgaatctcttgtttgtttgtgGAAGAGTGGATATAGTCAAAAAGGCAATTCAAATGAACTTATGTTATGCGCACTTTCAATCTTTGGATGGATAAGAATCACCGGTAAAAAGTGAGATTTTAGCAATACTTTGACCATCCTAACTGAGTTGGATTTCGACTAAGCACCATGTCCCATCCAATGGTATTGTTGTATGACAACTCATCTTATTATCGTGCAAACTTAACTCTCAGGACATGTTACTATAGTgttaacactacaagaaaaatgcgtTTTAATAGCAGAACAGGATAGCGTTTTTTCGCTTTCTGCTGTGGTTGACATATCCGTTAGTTTTAGATAGCGTTTGTATTTTTGGAAACGCTATGATAGACCGGCATAATTAGAAACGCTATGATAGTATACATTTAATAGCACATAGAATAATAAACGCTACAATAACGTACTTTTTatatccctaaaccctaaacaaactGAACCCTATActctaagaaaaagaaaaataaacactAATAcagtaataatttttataatcttttagaacttaaactctaaatcttaaatataaaattataaacttaaatattttaaaattaaacatcaaacctatatacat
The Raphanus sativus cultivar WK10039 chromosome 1, ASM80110v3, whole genome shotgun sequence DNA segment above includes these coding regions:
- the LOC108858109 gene encoding uncharacterized protein LOC108858109, with the translated sequence MRLEGSFKALNQYGKKMFRRVKEAVMKTKKKKKQTMFQYDPSSYALNFDDGGDVPQRLSGDCKHCRITLIYVVSVKF